The Tripterygium wilfordii isolate XIE 37 chromosome 5, ASM1340144v1, whole genome shotgun sequence DNA segment CGTATGCTTGATTCTAGGAAAGTGTTTGAAGAGATTCTTGAACCTGATTTAGTCCTTTGGAACACGATGATATCTGGGTATTCACTAAACGATGAGTACTCTGAAGAGGCTTTCAATTGCTTCCGAGAAATGCAACGCGTTAATCACCGCCCTGACGATTGTAGCTTTGTGTGCGTGATTAGTGCATGCTCCAATTTGTCTCCTTCTCTGGGAAAACAGATTCATGCGCTGGCAATGAAATCTGAGATTCCTGCGAATAAGATTTCAGTTAACAATGCTCTTGTTGCTATGCATTCAAGGTGTGGAAATCTCCGTGATGCTAGACGCGTATTCGATATGATGCCTGAGCACAATACTGTCTCTCTAAATTCGATGATATCAGGTTATGCACAACATGGGATTGGAAAAGAAGCACTATGTCTTTTTAGACAGATGCTTGAGGATGATATTGCCCCAACAAGCATAACCTTCATCTCTGTTCTTTCTGCATGTGCACACACTGGAAAAGTTGAGGATGGTCAGAAGTATTTTGACATGATGAAAGAGAAATTCGGGTTAGAACCAGAAGCAGAACATTATTCTTGCATGATTGATCTTTTAGGACGAGCTGGGAAGCTAAGTGAAGCCGAGAGGCTGATTCAGACAATGCCATTCAGTCCGGGAGCCATTACTTGGGCTGCCTTGCTTGGTGCTTGTAGAACACATGGGAACATGGATCTAGCAGTAAAGGCAGCCAACCAATATTCTCTGCTGGAACCTTCAAGTGCTACACCTTACGTCATTCTCGCCAATATGTATGCTAGTGTTGGTAAATGGGAAGACGCAGCTATAGTTAGAAAActtatgagagagagaggtgtgAAGAAGAAACCGGGTTGTAGCTGGATCGAAGTGAAGAAAAGGGTACATGTCTTCGTGGCTGAAGATTTTTCGCACCCAACGATTAAGGAAATTCATGAGTTCTTGGAGGATATGTCGAAGAGAATGAAACGAGCAGGATATGTACCTGATGTGAGGTGGGCTTTGGTTAAAGATGATGAAATAGGGCACAAGGAGAAAGAGCTCATGTTGGGGCATCACAGTGAGAAGCTAGCTGTTGCATTTGGCCTCCTCTCAACAAAAGATGGAGAGCCTATACTTGTAGTGAAAAACCTAAGGATCTGTGGGGATTGTCAcaatgctatcaaatttatATCTTCTCTTTCTGGCAGAGAAATCACGGTCAGAGATACGCATAGATTTCATAGATTCAAGGATGGGCAGTGCAGTTGTGGGGATTATTGGTGACAATTGGTTAGTGCCTGTAAAATTACTACTACTTAATGCCACCTTAATGTAAGGCAGACTAGTACATTAAAAGAATAATATCAATATGGGCATTAGATGGTAATAGTTCATCTGTTACGTATGTATAcaaaaaaaagttcatctatCGAGTTCATGGATCTAAGATCTTGCAaaaacttttcatttttgtcGGAAGAGATTTTGGCCCATACAAACATAGGCCGTACAGTATGGCAAAATTGTTTGTTAAAGGTCCAGGCAATTGCCAGATTACTGGCTCAATAGTTCCCATTTTGCAAAGCAGCCATTCCACAAGAAAAAAGagtgaaaaatactatcaaagTAAATTACCAAATTTTCCATTAAACAATGTTAATAAGTGGTCTGTATAATATCAAGGACAATACATAAGGTCATCATACCCACAATCTATCCTTCACCAAATTCAACTGCCTAGCAGAAGGTATGTTTTGTGTGACAGCTGATGATAGTCATCTTAGTTTTGATTGCATacaaattaaccaaaaaatcGTGAAAGTATAAGTTACAGATTTTCTAACATCAGTGGTGTGGTTTGAGGTGGAAAACTTGACAGGTTGGCTTGTATGACCTCTTTAATGCCGCCTGCTCAAACTTCTTAATGGCAGCTTCATTTTCCTCTAAGCTTGTCTGGACAAAAAAGCGAATCCACCATGATGAACTCCGCATTTTGGCCtacagaaacaaaaaataagtgTCAGCTATAAGGTGAAATTGGTATGTTAGAAGAAAATTATTTGTTGAGAAACAAAGAACATGATGCACAACCTCTTAGTCGTGGCACTAGACTCTTATTTGTAGCTTTATGGTGTTTGGTTATGTCATTAAGGAACTTTGTACAGTGAATATGAATACATGATAAGGCAATTGTCCCGAACCAAACTTAAGTCCAAACTAAAATCATGTGCTTCCCCCCTTTTTGGATAAGATCATGCACAATGTTGACAATGTCATTAAATTTTGTGAGCATGTAAAAGAAGTCCAACATGAATCATGGAGGGAACTTGTAAAATCATCAGATAGGCACTCACTGGTCGTCCAAACTTGGATAACTCTGCAACTTTAGCTCTCTGTTGACCAGGAGAACCTAAACCATGAAAATGGATACCATAAACACAATTGAAATTGCATAGCCTACTTGTGTGCATACATTGAATGTCAAAAACTGTCTACGCTAGAAGATTAAATACTGGAACAAAAGGATTAAATGAACTAGCAGAACTCAACAAATGTATCTAATTCAAAGGCcgcatatatgtacaaaagtcTAATCTGAATACTGTAAAAGTGTAAATGGTAATAGCAATCAGTAGAGGAAATATCAGGGAGTATTTTAGTTAGGATCCAGACCTAATTCAATGAAATATGAGCAAGCCTACTTAAGCAGAATATTGTGAGTGAACATGCACATTCTCACCAGACATGCTAAACATCTTAATCGACTTTCATCTAGGACCTTTGACATAACTGATACATATGCCTAACAATGTAAACATCTTTACAGACTTTCACCTTAGACCATTGAGTTGTTGACCCTACTGATGCAGATGTATCTGCTGTTTATTCACTACGCATTTAGCATTGTGGAAACAAATGAACATAGATATTAGTTTAGAGACATGCATAGATCCTACATGTGTGTGTGGATGAGTGGATATTTAGTGTCTGTGTGCAGGCGTCTAAAGAACTTAAGCGTTCAAGCAAATCACCTGTAAATATGACAAGACCATCAGCAGCAACTCTTGCAAATTCCGGAAGAGTCTTGTTCAAGTATTTTGGAGACAGGTAATCAAGAGCATCTGAGACAATAACGAGAGAAAATGACTTAGCCCTGTAGGGCAAGGGGAATTTGATATCAGCCACACGCACAATTCCTTTGCGCACAAGACTCTTGCACTTTGCATCTGCATCCTCTGTGTCATATGGATCTAGACCCCAAGCTTCAGTGCCCTCTTCTTTTAAAAGTTGAGATACTACTGAACAAGTATCAGGGCCCACATGCAGAACTTTGTGCATGCCATCACCATATGCTTTCTTCAAAATAGGTATTGCACTTTGAACTTCTAGTGTGCAAGAAAAGTCACCTATGACAGGAAATTGGACCTAACATTCAGTAAAATTAATACATGAACTTGATGGGTGATGCTTACAGCTTACTGGTTCACCAAACTAATCTGGATATTTTCATCAACGAAAAATTCAGCTCTAAGCAGTAACAAATCAAGTTGTTCATCAAACAGATCATACTGACAGACAGTTCAGTTTTCCAAGATCATGTTGGGTTAAATTGAGATTAATAAAATTGAATAATTCATGGATAAGGCATAAAAACATTCAAGCTTTTTAGATTTTTAGATTTTCGAGTTC contains these protein-coding regions:
- the LOC119998372 gene encoding pentatricopeptide repeat-containing protein At3g49710, whose product is MTQLSWTLQTFRHLLKTCVAERNLLTGKSLHTLYIKSLIPSSTYFSNHFILLYSKCRLLDAAQNVFNQTHEPNVFSFNVLIAAYAKESFVQIARQLFDQIPDPDLVSYNTLMSSYADCGDTQAAFGLFTKIREMGLYIDGFTLSGVITACCTNICLIRQFHSLAVSGGFDSYASVNNTLLTYYGKNGLLTEASRVFHGMGEVRNEVSWNSMIVACGQHREGLKALKLYQEMVCRGIKVDMFTLASVLTAFTCMEDFLGGLQFHAKLIKSGFHQNRHVGSGLIDLYSKCSNGVRMLDSRKVFEEILEPDLVLWNTMISGYSLNDEYSEEAFNCFREMQRVNHRPDDCSFVCVISACSNLSPSLGKQIHALAMKSEIPANKISVNNALVAMHSRCGNLRDARRVFDMMPEHNTVSLNSMISGYAQHGIGKEALCLFRQMLEDDIAPTSITFISVLSACAHTGKVEDGQKYFDMMKEKFGLEPEAEHYSCMIDLLGRAGKLSEAERLIQTMPFSPGAITWAALLGACRTHGNMDLAVKAANQYSLLEPSSATPYVILANMYASVGKWEDAAIVRKLMRERGVKKKPGCSWIEVKKRVHVFVAEDFSHPTIKEIHEFLEDMSKRMKRAGYVPDVRWALVKDDEIGHKEKELMLGHHSEKLAVAFGLLSTKDGEPILVVKNLRICGDCHNAIKFISSLSGREITVRDTHRFHRFKDGQCSCGDYW
- the LOC119998147 gene encoding probable pectin methylesterase CGR2 encodes the protein MSRRQVSSTRRLVDSGNFSFAGALHSKSRSSPFLSIGLVLLGAFLLIAYAYSGSGVFGGGKEALSKVEGDFSCTLEVQSAIPILKKAYGDGMHKVLHVGPDTCSVVSQLLKEEGTEAWGLDPYDTEDADAKCKSLVRKGIVRVADIKFPLPYRAKSFSLVIVSDALDYLSPKYLNKTLPEFARVAADGLVIFTGSPGQQRAKVAELSKFGRPAKMRSSSWWIRFFVQTSLEENEAAIKKFEQAALKRSYKPTCQVFHLKPHH